Proteins found in one Leguminivora glycinivorella isolate SPB_JAAS2020 chromosome 22, LegGlyc_1.1, whole genome shotgun sequence genomic segment:
- the LOC125238001 gene encoding lipase 3-like → MLPTGVNLLACFALFGNLADGQVKIPSYPPDVNYTPTFPQLVANNGYKAETHTVTTEDGYILTLFRIPRGKKCRGPTKQPPVLIIHGFLESADCYIDGDPNTDLGYLIPDECYDTWFGSYRGTFYSRGHVRLNPNTDREYWQFSTDEMGMYDVPTFVDYVLNNTGSQQLNYIGFSQGGGGFIIMCSERPGYCNKIKLFIGLAPATRHLNTRSLPFRLITQAVNGILGPLQDAGIYELLTKGYPIQRILNFLCQNNILAGIICGALDAILDNPNPGSITPNTLRIVYQHTPAGISTKLGARYGQAMTETQFLKFDYGATANIQLYGSATPPAYNISAVTCPVVVIQGMNDGIVDLRDSLWAANQMPNLIEYHRVSDPLWTHFDNIRSQFIPKYTFPTVQKYLKQFSSDGGSNPTTRNLRNLNHFPGRG, encoded by the coding sequence ATGCTCCCGACTGGCGTTAACCTCTTGGCATGCTTCGCATTATTTGGCAACCTGGCTGATGGACAGGTAAAAATCCCATCTTACCCCCCAGACGTCAACTACACACCAACCTTCCCTCAACTAGTAGCTAACAATGGATACAAAGCGGAGACACACACGGTCACAACTGAGGATGGATACATTCTAACGCTCTTCAGAATCCCGCGGGGAAAGAAGTGTAGAGGCCCCACAAAGCAACCCCCAGTACTCATCATACACGGATTCCTTGAAAGCGCTGACTGCTATATAGACGGGGACCCAAACACTGATCTTGGATACCTCATCCCTGATGAATGCTATGATACTTGGTTCGGCAGTTATAGAGGAACATTTTACTCCAGAGGTCATGTAAGATTAAACCCTAATACAGATAGAGAGTACTGGCAGTTTTCTACGGATGAAATGGGAATGTATGATGTCCCAACGTTTGTAGATTACGTTTTAAATAACACAGGGTCACAGCAGCTGAATTACATAGGATTTTCTCAAGGAGGAGGAGGGTTTATCATCATGTGCTCTGAAAGACCTGGTTATTGCAATAAAATCAAGCTCTTCATAGGTCTAGCGCCTGCGACCAGACATTTGAACACCAGATCTTTACCGTTCAGACTTATAACGCAAGCCGTCAATGGAATTTTAGGACCACTGCAAGATGCTGGTATATACGAGTTATTAACGAAAGGGTATCCTATTCAGAGAATCTTAAACTTCCTTTGCCAGAACAACATATTGGCTGGAATAATTTGTGGAGCATTAGATGCCATTCTGGATAATCCAAATCCAGGTTCAATAACTCCTAATACATTAAGAATCGTTTATCAGCATACGCCAGCAGGTATTTCAACTAAATTGGGAGCTAGATACGGACAAGCAATGACTGAGACGCAGTTTTTGAAGTTCGATTATGGAGCGACAGCGAACATACAACTGTATGGAAGCGCTACGCCTCCAGCGTACAATATATCAGCTGTAACCTGTCCTGTTGTAGTAATCCAAGGTATGAACGACGGAATTGTAGACTTGAGAGATTCTCTATGGGCCGCGAACCAGATGCCTAATCTTATAGAATACCATAGAGTTTCTGATCCGCTTTGGACACATTTTGATAATATCAGGAGCCAGTTCATACCTAAATATACTTTTCCAACTGTACAGAAGTATTTGAAGCAGTTCAGTTCAGATGGAGGATCAAATCCTACAACACGTAATCTTAGAAATCTTAACCATTTTCCGGGAAGAGGCTAA